The Verrucomicrobium spinosum DSM 4136 = JCM 18804 genome includes a region encoding these proteins:
- a CDS encoding FG-GAP repeat protein: MSPRLVCAQGTDFYWNPVVIRIGSTLPAGSIDAATTPGVRTLSTNAAGFGALPSSSESLLFASVPSSSSGAIAWTAPDSSGSVMTAGSVAGVMLRFSETTAPGAPFVFAGVRQGVSGVELRWRLVQNGEMKSVSGVISGTDFPPGSKLKLEAIAGRAFLSYKMSSDLPTDPWRKRVAIDFTGSGSVRSGLVLATGGSGTASLSVNNDHVQVWPMKEGAHWVRLVEPFDPGYGGDRISTRESMFGWEDWSFESTVDVETGPAAQIYSGGDYWKWSREASAWTIDPDLEDRVTVYMTDIHPTTASEDATDVYVRYGAITSHTASPSVDSLIWDGESVLSSHPVAGVLGEGLWVFLATLPKPVYADTSLQLIMGWTFTQTPGGLKNEASLDGLLLVGQGPQTDSNGDGLPDEFGGLFAPWLTSDGDFDGDGLTNAEEYVLGLSPTTSSSGVPPTVSVVKPGSSPWLLARGRWSATPAEVKAVYPGTSPPVPIKGYGFYLKTSENTIGFGSSRNAAAWKGDYLTTTDSLGVARAYLWVDAECPTPAGSSSTGYDINVRDFYASFKVRPYDNTSPGPIDILGAAQYRLTPSTFMSLSSSTFSLLGEWLISADTTGANLWRWSPWDNSWSSRPGLFSGLSMSSITGDSDTFVVSGNQVHTGIYDAGQEVWSTWGTAFSPTVPVQPTQPVGYTPRTGDYEWASQLGFINLYQGFPRALALRGGWLAVGQADWNGTVELYKKEGSGWSLHSTLAPSSGSHSDTFGYSVAFSEDGQRLVVGAPGDARGHAAGMYALSYLPTILIDVPHTEDVWGWGEDEFGNPIWTVIGQNTWNEVTVGMTSGSPPPSAQPSAYVYELDPNDDWNQVARLVSSTTGPSVTYDLEMFGASVAAVNNWVIVGAPYFNEGADIPTSEPLPQGSVYGFKHDGTAWVQQDVVRRSNPRFGEKVLASGDRVLAVTPPTSYPIEQAALPGYAAVLHPGNTDLNPVGEIANPYSAPSSAADESTFVSKTSATTAQEYLWLPAVPWDATEGTAKVGWLTVTDEDLANANASLEQISLLAGDSLRWLLDTSLSQPGAPAHEAWQSEPKALKVKLGADLESFAPGIDWLEVTALDRAGDAYTEYLGIRVTGQAPSVPVLQSVSGAGGRQVRVAWSASSHSPATYVVETADHAVIEDLLSNGGTPQQISDAFSERARVMGSQTSYYHQVATPGDVYTLKLAFRVRALNEEGLSDPSNYIIANLDEDDDGLPDWWEALHGGDLDPTLDDDSDGLTNLQEYAAGTNPMVADSDGDGTLDGADSEPLNAKVNSLSFVLFTPVE, encoded by the coding sequence GTGTCTCCCAGGTTGGTCTGTGCCCAAGGAACAGACTTCTACTGGAATCCTGTTGTCATTCGCATCGGCTCCACGCTGCCTGCCGGCTCCATTGATGCGGCGACAACTCCTGGAGTTCGCACACTTTCCACGAACGCCGCAGGCTTTGGTGCGTTGCCCAGTTCCAGTGAGAGCTTGTTATTCGCTTCCGTTCCCAGCAGTTCCTCCGGGGCGATCGCTTGGACTGCTCCTGATTCATCAGGTTCTGTGATGACCGCAGGGAGTGTTGCGGGGGTGATGCTGCGGTTCTCGGAAACCACAGCTCCTGGCGCGCCATTTGTCTTTGCAGGGGTTCGCCAGGGAGTGTCGGGCGTGGAGTTGCGTTGGCGACTGGTACAAAACGGAGAGATGAAGTCAGTCTCGGGCGTGATCAGCGGGACGGATTTTCCTCCAGGCAGCAAGTTGAAGCTGGAGGCGATTGCGGGGCGGGCGTTTTTGTCGTACAAAATGTCCAGTGATCTGCCCACAGATCCATGGCGGAAACGGGTGGCAATAGACTTCACGGGTTCAGGTTCCGTTCGCTCCGGGCTGGTGCTTGCCACAGGTGGCAGCGGCACGGCCAGTCTGTCTGTGAACAATGATCATGTACAGGTGTGGCCCATGAAAGAGGGCGCGCATTGGGTGCGATTGGTGGAACCTTTTGACCCCGGGTACGGCGGTGACAGGATAAGCACCAGAGAGTCAATGTTTGGGTGGGAAGATTGGTCCTTTGAATCCACGGTGGACGTTGAAACGGGGCCAGCAGCCCAGATCTACTCTGGAGGCGACTACTGGAAATGGAGCCGGGAGGCTTCAGCCTGGACTATTGATCCCGATCTGGAAGATCGCGTCACGGTGTACATGACAGACATACACCCGACGACGGCATCAGAAGATGCAACTGACGTCTATGTGCGATACGGTGCCATCACGAGCCACACTGCTTCTCCCTCCGTCGATTCGCTTATCTGGGATGGTGAATCGGTGCTGAGCAGTCACCCTGTTGCCGGTGTGTTGGGAGAGGGTCTCTGGGTTTTCCTGGCCACGCTGCCCAAGCCCGTTTATGCCGATACTTCCCTTCAGCTCATCATGGGCTGGACCTTTACCCAGACGCCTGGCGGGCTAAAGAATGAGGCATCGCTCGACGGATTGCTTCTCGTAGGTCAGGGCCCTCAGACAGACAGCAATGGTGACGGTTTGCCGGATGAGTTTGGCGGGCTTTTTGCCCCGTGGTTGACGTCAGACGGGGATTTTGATGGAGATGGCCTGACCAATGCCGAGGAGTATGTGCTGGGTCTGTCACCTACAACCTCCAGTTCCGGGGTGCCTCCCACCGTTTCGGTGGTTAAACCTGGTTCTTCGCCTTGGCTTCTCGCACGAGGTAGATGGTCCGCAACGCCAGCCGAGGTAAAGGCCGTGTATCCTGGCACCTCTCCCCCAGTGCCGATCAAAGGCTATGGATTTTATCTCAAGACCTCGGAGAACACCATCGGATTCGGCTCTTCCCGGAACGCCGCTGCTTGGAAAGGGGACTATCTCACCACCACCGATTCGTTGGGGGTGGCACGTGCCTACCTCTGGGTTGATGCGGAGTGTCCGACGCCTGCGGGCTCTTCGAGCACAGGCTACGATATCAATGTGCGGGATTTTTATGCCTCCTTCAAGGTGCGGCCCTATGACAATACCTCTCCGGGTCCCATCGACATCTTGGGGGCTGCCCAGTACCGATTGACCCCCTCAACCTTTATGTCGCTTTCCTCCAGTACCTTCAGTCTTTTGGGGGAATGGCTGATCAGCGCCGACACCACGGGGGCAAACCTGTGGCGATGGAGTCCGTGGGATAATTCGTGGTCATCACGGCCTGGTTTGTTTTCTGGCCTTTCGATGAGTTCAATCACAGGGGATTCAGACACCTTTGTCGTGAGCGGAAATCAAGTTCACACCGGGATTTACGATGCTGGGCAGGAGGTGTGGTCAACGTGGGGCACTGCCTTCTCTCCCACGGTGCCTGTGCAGCCCACTCAACCTGTAGGATATACCCCAAGAACGGGCGACTATGAGTGGGCGAGCCAGCTCGGTTTTATCAACCTCTATCAGGGCTTTCCCCGCGCTTTGGCCCTGCGAGGGGGATGGCTGGCAGTTGGTCAGGCCGATTGGAACGGCACGGTCGAGCTCTACAAGAAGGAAGGATCTGGTTGGAGCTTGCACTCAACTCTCGCACCCTCCTCTGGGAGCCACTCTGATACATTCGGCTACTCGGTTGCTTTTTCAGAGGATGGGCAAAGGCTGGTGGTGGGGGCGCCCGGAGACGCGCGGGGACATGCGGCGGGAATGTATGCCCTGTCTTACCTGCCCACCATCTTGATCGACGTGCCGCACACGGAGGATGTCTGGGGTTGGGGGGAGGATGAGTTTGGGAATCCCATTTGGACCGTCATAGGGCAGAATACCTGGAATGAGGTGACGGTAGGTATGACAAGCGGCTCTCCTCCTCCCTCGGCACAACCGTCGGCCTATGTGTATGAGTTAGATCCCAATGACGATTGGAACCAGGTCGCCCGACTCGTTTCTTCAACCACGGGCCCCTCTGTGACCTATGACTTGGAGATGTTTGGTGCCTCGGTTGCGGCAGTGAACAATTGGGTGATTGTCGGTGCGCCATACTTCAACGAAGGTGCTGATATTCCTACATCCGAGCCTTTACCGCAGGGGAGCGTCTATGGCTTCAAACACGATGGCACAGCCTGGGTTCAACAAGATGTGGTCCGCCGGAGCAATCCAAGATTTGGCGAAAAGGTATTGGCGAGTGGAGACCGGGTCCTGGCAGTGACCCCTCCCACGTCCTATCCCATCGAGCAGGCCGCACTGCCGGGTTATGCCGCCGTCCTCCATCCAGGGAACACGGATCTGAACCCGGTGGGCGAAATTGCCAATCCTTACAGTGCTCCTTCATCTGCTGCTGATGAAAGCACATTTGTCAGCAAGACTTCCGCAACCACGGCCCAGGAGTACCTATGGCTGCCTGCGGTGCCTTGGGATGCCACCGAAGGCACTGCCAAGGTGGGCTGGCTCACCGTCACTGACGAGGACCTGGCCAATGCCAATGCCAGCCTGGAACAAATCAGCCTGCTTGCAGGTGACTCACTGCGGTGGTTGCTGGATACCTCCCTGTCGCAGCCGGGAGCCCCAGCCCATGAGGCCTGGCAATCTGAGCCCAAGGCGCTCAAGGTTAAACTGGGGGCGGACCTTGAGTCCTTTGCGCCGGGCATTGACTGGCTGGAAGTCACCGCCCTGGATCGGGCCGGGGATGCCTACACGGAGTACTTGGGCATCCGTGTCACGGGGCAGGCCCCCAGTGTGCCCGTCTTGCAGTCAGTCAGCGGGGCGGGAGGGCGGCAGGTAAGAGTGGCCTGGAGCGCCTCGTCGCACTCTCCAGCCACTTATGTTGTGGAGACGGCTGACCATGCCGTGATTGAGGACTTGTTGAGCAACGGCGGCACCCCGCAGCAGATCAGTGATGCCTTCTCAGAGCGAGCCCGGGTCATGGGATCTCAGACGTCCTACTATCACCAGGTCGCGACACCTGGGGATGTTTATACCCTGAAACTCGCGTTCCGCGTGCGGGCCCTGAACGAGGAGGGGCTTTCGGATCCCAGCAATTACATCATCGCCAATCTCGACGAGGATGATGATGGCCTGCCAGACTGGTGGGAGGCGTTGCACGGGGGTGATCTCGATCCCACCCTGGATGATGACAGTGATGGGCTGACCAATCTTCAGGAATACGCAGCCGGTACAAATCCCATGGTCGCCGACTCGGATGGCGACGGCACCCTGGACGGGGCGGACTCCGAGCCGCTCAATGCCAAGGTCAACAGTTTGTCCTTCGTGCTTTTCACTCCGGTGGAGTGA